The Anastrepha ludens isolate Willacy chromosome X, idAnaLude1.1, whole genome shotgun sequence genome includes a window with the following:
- the LOC128869489 gene encoding uncharacterized protein LOC128869489, giving the protein MPRKIYSDNATNFVGADRKLRELRDAFEAQQPEVQKYATDEGFTFAFIPPRAPHFGGLWEAAVKSAKHLLVRAIGNALLTAEELQTLLVEVEAVLNSRPLVPLSQDPNDGEALTPAHLLVGCPLRALPPAQVSMDPMRCCDRWQLVCCLKQQFWRLWSRNYLLGLQQRNKWLHPKRNLELNDLVLVQEDNTPPQQWVLGRVAAIVTGQDGKVRVADVATKTGVIKRPVHKLAVLPSDVEGP; this is encoded by the coding sequence ATGCCGCGGAAAATATACAGCGACAACGCCACCAACTTCGTCGGCGCCGATCGCAAGCTTCGCGAGCTGAGGGATGCTTTCGAGGCCCAACAACCGGAAGTACAGAAATACGCAACGGACGAAGGATTCACCTTCGCCTTTATACCACCCAGGGCACCGCACTTCGGCGGGTTATGGGAGGCGGCAGTGAAGTCCGCCAAACACCTTCTCGTGCGCGCAATCGGCAACGCGCTGCTCACCGCCGAAGAACTACAGACGCTGCTCGTCGAGGTCGAGGCCGTACTCAACTCGCGACCCCTGGTACCACTGAGTCAGGACCCGAACGATGGAGAGGCCCTAACACCAGCGCACCTATTAGTTGGGTGCCCCCTTCGAGCGCTGCCACCAGCCCAAGTATCGATGGACCCAATGCGTTGCTGCGACAGATGGCAACTTGTCTGTTGTCTCAAGCAACAGTTTTGGCGACTGTGGTCCAGGAACTACCTGTTGGGTCTTCAACAGAGGAACAAGTGGTTGCATCCGAAGCGCAACCTCGAGCTGAACGACCTCGTCCTGGTTCAGGAAGACAACACACCACCGCAGCAATGGGTGCTCGGCCGCGTCGCCGCAATCGTAACAGGGCAAGACGGCAAAGTCCGCGTAGCAGACGTGGCAACCAAAACGGGCGTAATTAAACGCCCCGTTCACAAGCTCGCCGTACTGCCATCAGACGTTGAAGGACCATGA